One Solanum lycopersicum chromosome 4, SLM_r2.1 DNA window includes the following coding sequences:
- the LOC101255088 gene encoding uncharacterized protein, which yields MQSNSKDLLHLETEGLSLESKLLFCTSDGGSQSLNLKPDDLPDNKPNKPEISSVPRSQVLTKVKDFLGVFLENNRKVELEAKKNPEKYDIEALTGEESEYIEMDLMLGVAELHTQEAVSAAESAIASYQPVIDLDTNDTTESEDTSDEDDIEDTNKSDDDDDDDDDGGSSLGKESKLTEKDSPKKALKRKRQPVNRANIVELS from the coding sequence ATGCAGTCAAACAGCAAAGATCTGCTTCACTTGGAGACTGAAGGCTTGTCCTTGGAATCAAAACTTCTCTTTTGCACTAGTGATGGCGGATCTCAATCTCTAAATTTGAAACCTGACGACCTTCCTGATAACAAGCCTAACAAGCCTGAAATCTCTTCTGTACCGAGAAGCCAAGTTCTAACAAAGGTCAAGGATTTTTTGGGAGTATTTTTggaaaacaatagaaaagtGGAGCTTGAAGCAAAGAAGAATCCTGAGAAATATGATATCGAAGCTCTTACCGGTGAAGAATCTGAATACATAGAGATGGACTTAATGTTGGGTGTTGCTGAACTTCACACACAGGAGGCTGTATCAGCTGCTGAATCTGCAATAGCAAGTTACCAACCAGTAATCGATCTGGATACCAATGATACGACAGAATCTGAAGACACTAGCGATGAGGATGACATTGAGGATACCAACaaaagtgatgatgatgatgatgatgatgatgatggaggTTCTTCTCTAGGAAAAGAATCTAAGCTTACAGAAAAGGATTCTCCTAAGAAAGCATTGAAGAGGAAGCGACAGCCTGTAAATCGAGCTAACATAGTTGAGCTCTCTTAG